A single Streptomyces sp. 2114.4 DNA region contains:
- a CDS encoding Glu/Leu/Phe/Val dehydrogenase dimerization domain-containing protein — MGVTTVTDVRPAHAGTDGGVLHTLFRSEQGGHEQVVLCQDRASGLKAVIAIHSTALGPALGGTRFHAYASEEEAVLDALNLSRGMSYKNALAGLDHGGGKAVIIGDPDLIKTEELLLAYGRFVASLGGRYVTACDVGTYVADMDVVSRTNKWTTGRSPANGGAGDSSVLTAYGVFQGMRASAQHAWGDPTLRGRTVGIAGVGKVGHLLVEHLLEDGAEVVITDVRADSVARVRAKYPQVTAVADTEALIRTEGLDVYAPCALGGALSDDSLPVLTAKVVCGAANNQLAHPGVEKDLSDRGILYAPDYVVNAGGVIQVADELHGFDFDRCKTKAAKIFDTTLAIFARAKADGIPPAAAADRLAEQRMAEAQRP, encoded by the coding sequence ATGGGAGTCACCACCGTGACTGACGTACGTCCGGCCCACGCCGGCACCGACGGCGGCGTTCTGCACACCCTGTTCCGATCGGAGCAGGGGGGCCATGAGCAGGTCGTTCTCTGCCAGGACCGTGCCAGCGGCCTCAAGGCCGTGATCGCCATCCACAGCACCGCCCTGGGACCCGCCCTCGGTGGCACCCGCTTCCATGCCTACGCCTCCGAGGAGGAGGCCGTGCTGGACGCCCTCAACCTGTCGCGCGGCATGTCCTACAAGAACGCCCTCGCCGGGCTGGACCACGGCGGCGGCAAGGCCGTGATCATCGGTGACCCCGACCTGATCAAGACCGAGGAACTTCTGCTCGCCTACGGCCGGTTCGTGGCCTCCCTCGGCGGCCGCTACGTCACCGCCTGCGACGTCGGCACCTACGTGGCCGATATGGACGTCGTCTCCCGTACGAACAAGTGGACCACCGGCCGTTCCCCGGCGAACGGCGGCGCCGGTGACTCCTCCGTCCTGACCGCCTACGGCGTCTTCCAGGGCATGCGCGCCTCGGCCCAGCACGCCTGGGGCGACCCGACGCTGCGCGGCCGCACGGTGGGCATCGCGGGCGTCGGCAAGGTCGGCCACCTCCTCGTCGAGCACCTGCTCGAAGACGGCGCCGAGGTCGTGATCACGGATGTCCGCGCCGATTCGGTGGCGCGGGTGCGCGCCAAGTACCCGCAGGTCACGGCCGTGGCGGACACCGAGGCCCTGATCCGCACCGAGGGCCTGGACGTCTATGCCCCGTGTGCGCTGGGCGGCGCGCTGAGTGACGATTCGCTGCCGGTGCTGACCGCGAAGGTGGTGTGCGGCGCGGCCAACAACCAGCTCGCCCACCCCGGCGTCGAGAAGGACCTCTCCGACCGCGGCATCCTCTACGCCCCCGACTACGTCGTGAACGCCGGCGGTGTCATCCAGGTGGCCGACGAGCTGCACGGCTTCGACTTCGACCGCTGCAAGACCAAGGCGGCGAAGATCTTCGACACCACGCTGGCGATATTCGCTCGCGCGAAGGCCGACGGCATTCCGCCCGCCGCGGCCGCCGACCGCCTGGCCGAGCAGCGCATGGCGGAGGCGCAGCGCCCCTGA